CTTCAGAGTAGAAACCTGTTAGAAAAGACTTTCCTGAGAAGATCAAGGTTTCACTGATAAGTGAGGGTGAGTACATGGTAAGGATTAAAGTAAACCTCCAATTTTTTGAATGTCCTCTTTGTCATTCAGGTTATGGATAATTATTCCAGAGCATATGAATATAATAGCTTAAAAATTGCATAGGTACCCACATATAGAAATGCTAGGTGACACTGATTAACACCAGTGATGACTATCATTAATCTGGGTGATATGGAAGTGGAGGAtgccatcatttatttttaatgtccttCTGGGTTAGGGTACAGGGTAGCAGTAGCTCTTAAGCATATGGTGAGTGTTTGATCAGATGAATTCTGGAAGCAGAGTAATGGAATAGAGCATAGAGATGAAAATCACCATCCTATGTCACAGAGCTGGGCAAATGCCAAGTCAGATCAGAGCCCAGGTTGACATGTATTTAGGCGACCATCACAGCCATTGTGGAAGGTGTGGGGATGGAGGACCAGGCATTCTAGCTCCCCAGTACTCTGTCAGCTGATCTCCTGGTAGAGAACAAAGCTCACAGCAGATGATAAAGTCACAGAGAAGAGGGTGACCCAGTGAAGAGGCGCCCCAGGGCTCCCTTCATTTCCCTGTTCCTCAagctgtagatgaaggggttcagcatttGAGGGACCACCATGTACATCATTGAAGCCACCACGTTCTTAATGGAAGAGTCACTTACTGCAGAACTCATGTACACACCAAATCCTGTCCCATAGAATAAGGACACAACCGagaggtgagacccacaggtggAAAAGGCTTTATACCTTGCACCCACTGATGGGATCCTCAAAATAGAGGAGACAATTCGAGCATAAGAGAAAATAATCCCACAGACAGGGACACCAGCAAATAGGCTTGTTCCCCAAAACACCAGCAAGTTGTTGATGAGGGTGTCCGAACAGGAGAGTGTGATGACTTGAGTCAGTTCACAGAAGAACTGGGGGATCCCCAGggccgtgcagaaggacagccGCAGCACCATCAGAGTGTGCAGAAGGGCGTTCACAGTAGTGACCAGCAGGCAGAGTAGAACCAGCAGGACACAGAGGCGGGGACTCATGATGACCATATACCTCAGAGGGTGAcaaatggccacatagcggtcataggccatcactgcGAGCAGACAATTTTCTAAGCCACCAAAGATCAAGACAAAGCAGAGCTGGGAGAGGCAGCCAGTGTAGGTGATGCTCTGGGTGTGTGTTTGGATGTTCACCAGCGTCTTGGGGATGGTGGTTGTGCTTACACAGATGTCAGTGagggacaggttggagaggaagaagtacatgggggtgtggaggtgggggtcagagctgacagccaggatgatgagcaggttccccaggatggtgaccaggtacatggacaggaacagGCTGAAGACAAAGGGCTGCAGTGCTGGGTCCTCTGTCAGTCCCAGGAGAAGGAATTCTGAAACGGCTGTGTGGTTTCTGGGTTCCATGTCACTGGTAAATCCTACCAAAAAGGTCGGGTGAAAAAATGAATCAGGTGGTTTCTAGGGAAGCTACAGCCTGCATCACCTGAGTGTGCACATATAACTTCTTGGTAACACTCTGGGCTTACCTTTTATGGGGTCTGGGAATGAGGACACTACTGTATGTCTAACAAACACTCTAGGTGAATTTTAAATCCTTAAACATTGAGaataagtacttttttaaaaataaagaaagaaaaaaacatttctcttGTGAGCAACATGAATATGTAACATTGTCTAGAAACTCTCTCCTGTGCTCTCCTCAGCTCCTCTACCGTCCTTTCCCTGTACTGAGCACCGACACTTTTCCATGCTTTGTACCAGGTACTGAGACTGTAGCAAAAAATAAGACACagatttcctttgaaaatatttcctccttcAACAAAAACAAAGGTGAGGATAAATGTATCAAGCCCATTTCAGTACAAGGCTCTCTGCCTTTACCATGACTCAGGATCCCCTGAAGGGCTTATCTAAGTACAAATGCATCAGTCCTGCTCCCAGGATCCTGCACCCCAGAGAACAAGCCACAGACACCAGGAAGCAAGTTAGTGTGGCAACCACTTGGTCACAGCTCAGGTCCTCTGAGTCCTGAGGGGACTCTCTTGACCAGTCTCTGCTAACATCAATGGACATACAGAATCGGCACCACCTAATGACCATGGCCATGCCATAGTTTCCTTTTATAATTGGGATACTTTGTTTCTGAATATAACCCCAAATATCCCCTGGATTTTTAGACCTTCCCACTTCCATCAGTAAGTTATTTGTAGCAGGTGGAGTGATTTCAGAAGTGGAGTGAAAATATTCCTTTAGGTTGCTCATAAATTGACAGCTCATAAGGCTCCTGGAAACTCCAGCGATTGGCTTTAGTAACTCTTCTAAGAGAAGTGGAGTAACCATGACAGTGACGTTCTTTGTCTTATCTGAAGAGAATCTCTTCCCTCAGTGGGGTTGGTAACATGTCATAAAACTCAATAAACCAGCAAATGACACAATAActaaatgagagagaaaatgaggTGCAGGGTCTCCTGGAAATAGACAGAGCTTGTTGGACTTTGGTAGATACAATTACAACATAATAGACTTGGGTAAACTGGTGTCCCAATGGGTGAGTCCCTACACAGCAGTGGTTTTCTATTATGGGGCAAAGAATAGCAGTGTGACCATGATGATTATTTGCATTGGTAGATGCCACCTTCTGAATTTAGTCCAGGCTGCTGCATTAGGTTTGTGAATGGGGACATTGT
This is a stretch of genomic DNA from Ictidomys tridecemlineatus isolate mIctTri1 chromosome 2, mIctTri1.hap1, whole genome shotgun sequence. It encodes these proteins:
- the LOC101957418 gene encoding olfactory receptor 7G2; the protein is MEPRNHTAVSEFLLLGLTEDPALQPFVFSLFLSMYLVTILGNLLIILAVSSDPHLHTPMYFFLSNLSLTDICVSTTTIPKTLVNIQTHTQSITYTGCLSQLCFVLIFGGLENCLLAVMAYDRYVAICHPLRYMVIMSPRLCVLLVLLCLLVTTVNALLHTLMVLRLSFCTALGIPQFFCELTQVITLSCSDTLINNLLVFWGTSLFAGVPVCGIIFSYARIVSSILRIPSVGARYKAFSTCGSHLSVVSLFYGTGFGVYMSSAVSDSSIKNVVASMMYMVVPQMLNPFIYSLRNREMKGALGRLFTGSPSSL